Within Limnohabitans sp. 2KL-27, the genomic segment AACATCTCGGCGTAGGCGGCTTGCCAAAGCATGAAGTTGCTGACACGTGATTCGCCGCCGGTGCGGATGAGCAAGTCAACTTCAGGCGCATAGGCCGTGCTGAGGTAAGGGGCCAGGCTGTCCTCGGTCATGGCTTGCAGGGTTTGACCAGGGTGGGCTTGCTGCCAGGCTTGGGCGGCTTGCACCATGTCCCAGCGGCCACCGTAGTTGGCGCACACCGTGAGGGTGATGCGGGTGTTGTTGGCGGTTTGCTGCTCGGCGCGGGCAATGAGATCTTGCAGCACCGGCGCAAATCGGGTTTTGTCGCCCACCACTTTGAGGCGCACGCCGTTGGTGTTCATGCTGTCGACCTCTTTTTGCAAATAGGTCATGAACAGGTTCATGAGGCTAGAAACTTCCTCTTCAGGACGCTTCCAGTTTTCGGTGCTGAAAGCAAACAAGCTCAGGTGCGCCACGCCCATTTCTGCGCAGGTTTGCACAATGTCCCGCACCCGTTTGGCACCCGCTGCATGCCCCAACGCAGCAGGCATGAAGCGGTTCTTGGCCCAGCGACGGTTGCCATCCATGATGATGGCGATGTGCTGCGGCACAGGGTTGTGGGAAGCGGGATGGTTCAAAGCTGGGTGCGAATATGGACGATCACAGATTTTAGAGGCATGGGCGTGGGGACTTGCGAAAAGCGGTGCGGTGGGAAGAGATCAGTGGGTTCGTCCATTACCCGTTTTGTCATGCCCGCGCAGTCGGGTACCCATCATCCGTCAAGTGTTGACTTCGACCTGGTGGTGCTCAAGTTGAACCACCGTGGGGCGTCCCAGAATTTCGAGGAGGACGGCCACACGTTTGCTGGAAACACTTTGGATGAGGCCCTCCATGCCGCCCAGGGCCGTGTGTTTGAGGCGCACGGTTTGGCCGGCCTTGAGGTTGCTGAGTTCTTGCAAAGTGGCGTGGTTGCGGTCTTGTTCGAGTTGGCGTATGCGTTGCACGAGCTCGTCGTGGAGCATGGCGGGCTCAAAGCCAAAGCGCACGATGGTGGCAATGCCTTTGGTGCTGCGCACCGACGAGATGCTTTGCTCGGGTTTGCTGGGCCTAAACAGGATGTAGCGCGGAAACATGGGCTCGAACAGCGCCACAGGGCCTTGCTCGCTTTTTTTGAATTTTTTATACAACGGCAAATAAGCTTCGAAGTCTTGCTGCTGCAGGTTCGCTTGGGCGATTTTTTCTTCGCGGGGTTTGGTGTAAGCCAGGTACCAGCGCACGGGTCGCTGACCTTCCAGGAAAAGCGGATCTGTCGTTGGAAGGTTGTGGGTCATTCTGTCTTTTGCAGGCTGTGTCAGTATTGATTTTAGGGGCCGCACTTAAGCCCATTTTCGTGCAAGGGCACCACCAAAACAAAACCCCGCTTGCGCGGGGTTCGGCGTGGGCTGAAACCAAATTCAGGCGATCACGAATGGGGTGCGGTCTTTGCCTTCGATCCACTTGGGGGCTTTGCCGCGGCCTGTCCATGTTTGGCCGGTGGCGGGATCGCGGTATTTGGCGGCCACTTTGCTGGCGGCTTTGGGCGCACCGGATTTGCTGGCACGGCCAGGGAAAATGTCTTGCGCGGTCAAGCCATATTCGGCCACCAGTTCGCGCACTTTGCTCACAGCGCTGGCAATTTCATTTTGACGGGCTTGGGCAATGGCTTGCTCCAAAGCGTCGCGTTGGGCCAATAAATCTTTGTAGCTGGA encodes:
- the uppS gene encoding polyprenyl diphosphate synthase encodes the protein MNHPASHNPVPQHIAIIMDGNRRWAKNRFMPAALGHAAGAKRVRDIVQTCAEMGVAHLSLFAFSTENWKRPEEEVSSLMNLFMTYLQKEVDSMNTNGVRLKVVGDKTRFAPVLQDLIARAEQQTANNTRITLTVCANYGGRWDMVQAAQAWQQAHPGQTLQAMTEDSLAPYLSTAYAPEVDLLIRTGGESRVSNFMLWQAAYAEMFFTDDLWPEFSPARLQEAITWFVSRDRRFGSSAPL
- a CDS encoding H-NS histone family protein; translated protein: MTSSYKDLLAQRDALEQAIAQARQNEIASAVSKVRELVAEYGLTAQDIFPGRASKSGAPKAASKVAAKYRDPATGQTWTGRGKAPKWIEGKDRTPFVIA
- a CDS encoding transcription termination/antitermination protein NusG, giving the protein MTHNLPTTDPLFLEGQRPVRWYLAYTKPREEKIAQANLQQQDFEAYLPLYKKFKKSEQGPVALFEPMFPRYILFRPSKPEQSISSVRSTKGIATIVRFGFEPAMLHDELVQRIRQLEQDRNHATLQELSNLKAGQTVRLKHTALGGMEGLIQSVSSKRVAVLLEILGRPTVVQLEHHQVEVNT